The genomic stretch AAAACCCATGACCAGAAAAACATTGGTGGCCTGCCCTCCCGTAAGAGCCACAATAAGGGCAATTATGGACTTATTTAATTTTAATGCCCGAAGTAATTCGTAGATTGGATACAGGGTAACTGACCCTAAGGAAACGAACATCATGGATAAGTAAAGTGCTAAGAGCACCTTTTTCCCGGCAAACTCTCTTCTGGCCAGAATAAAACCGGCCAGCGAGCAGGTAACCACAGCGAGAAGTGTAACGGAAACGCTGACCACGATGCTGTTGAGCGTATATTTTGTAAAGTCTGCCTGGACAAAGGCCTGGTAATAATTCTCAAAATGCCATTTCTCCGGAAAAAAACCGCCGCCCTGGGTCAGCTCAGCATTGGTTTTCAAAGATCCCAGCACTGTATAAATGACCGGATAAAGTGTAAATAAAATCATAATGCCCAGAAATACCCATTTTGCGGCCAGAGAAAGCCAGGCGGCTTTTGATAGATGTTTTCCATTCCAGTTTTTCATGCTGCCGCCTCCTTAATAAATTTCATCCAGTTTTTTAGATATTCGCAGATAACCTACGGTTACCATACCAGCAATTACTGCGGATATGACGCTGACCGCAGCACCGTAGCCATATTGGGGAACCGTGGCTTCAGCCGCTGAAATGGGGAAGAAGTATCGGTATCCGTACAGGGACATGACCATGGTAGCATTGGTAGGGCCGCCCTCAGTTAATACCATCACATTGGTAATGTCGTGAAACGCAGAGGTAATCGCCAGCATAAGTATAATCTTTAATATGGGTCCCAGCATTGGAATGATGATGTACCAGATGGTCTGGAGCCTGCCGGCCCCATCGATCCTGGCACTTTCGATTGCTTCCCCGGATACCTGCTGGATTCCGGCTATAAAATATACCATGTAATTCCCCACACCGCCCCAGACCGCTGTCAGAATCAGAGTTTTCATGGCATGTTCTTTCCCCAGCCAGTTTATGGGTTTTTGTATCAGACCTGCCGTCATTAAATACTTGTTGACCTCACCATTGTAGGCATTGAACAGCAGATAAAACACCAGACCCATGACCGCAGAGCTCATAATGGTAGGCAAAAATACAATGCTCTGGGCCGCGCCATTCCCCCGTTTTTGCTGATTTAAGAGAAATGCCAGAAAAAAGGCCAGAGGAATGATAAAAACCACCTTCCCGAAACCGTATGTAAAAGTATGGATCACACTTTCCCAATAAACTTTATCCCGGAACACCCGGGCAAAATTTGCAAGGCCGACAAATCTCGGTACTCCTGTTCCATATCCCCCATACTGGAAAAATACATATTTCAAAGTCCACACCACCGGATATAAGGAACAGACGGTGAACAAAATCAAGTTGGGAAGCATAAATGTATAGGCCTGCAGGTTTTTTTTCACAATCTTGCTACCCCGCAAGGCACTTTTGCTATTCCAGTCTTTCATCTGCATACTCCTTTCTTTTCAAAGAAAGAGGGGCCTCGCTGATTTTGCGCCCCTCTTTCAATATTACTGTAAAGTTGGATTCATCGGGTCATAGTTTTCAATCTTTACTTCATGACCGCTTCCATTTTTCACTGCTTCCTGATACGCTTTATTGTAACGGTCTGTCAGATCCTTTAAGGTAGAATCTATATCCGCGTCTCCATAATAAATAGATTCGCAGGTTTTAAACATATCTTCACCTTCCACCACCATACCAGATGCGAAGGCAGTGTGAGGAGGCTTAGGAAGGAGGGCATCAATATCACTGATGAGCAGCCATTTTTTATCCTGGAAATCTTTGCCTGGCTTTGCCTTTTCAATAACGCTTGGAAGAATGCTTACGCCAAATCCGCCTTCGTAGTATCCGATTAAATAATCTTCATTTGCAAAGATATCCTTATAAACCTTAAATGCTTTATCCACGTTAGGACTTTTTGCATTTAAAACATAACTTCCTGTACCGGTAAAATACTGTTTTCCGGTGGCTTTTCCGCCAACGGTTGGAATGGGTACGCAGTCCCATTTAGAGGAATCCATAGGGAACTGATTCTGGTATACCCCTGGCTCTGCATGGCTGTAAGACATATACATACCAATCTTGCCGGCTGCAAACTGAGTTCTTAAGGGATCGATATCCAGTGATTCACATCCAGGAAACGCACATTCATCAGATAACAGTTCCTTCCAAAGCTTCAAAGTATCTGCCCACTGTGAAAAGTCGTATTCTCCCTTTACGAAGTCATATCCACGTACCAGACCGGTCTCTCGATCCAGGCCGACCAATATGGAACGCTGCAAGCCGGAGCTGGCACTTTTCATATTTTCTGCAAATCCATAAATTCCTTCTTTGGATAATTCCGTATTGATTTTTTTAGCATACTCCACCACTTCTTCCAGAGTTTTAGGCGGTTCCGAAATCCCTACACGGTCAAAGATTTCTTTGTTATAGAAAAGACGGCAGGTTGTTCCGGTGGTTGGGATAAAATACAGCTTTCCATCCAGTTCGTTGTAACCGGGATAAACCACAGATTTAAAATATTCTTTCATATCAGAATCCATGTAATCATAAAAATCTGCCCACTGCCCCTCGTTTACATATTTATCAAACATCTGGTCCTGCTGTACCAAAATATCAGGGAGCTCGCCGCTTTGTACCGCCATATCAATGGCCTGCACATAATTATCCGTGTAAAGCTGATAATCTACCTGAATGTTATCCGTGTTACTTGCATTGTATTCGTCTACCTTTTTCTGAACATATGTAGCGTCGTGCCGGTCTTTGGACCAGACCTTAATGACGGTTTTTTCCCCACTCGCTGGCTGAGTCTTTTCCGCTTCTGTCTGTGCAGCTGTCTGTCCGCCTGCTGCCGCTGTTGTGGTATCTGTCTTGGACCCTGAACACCCGGCCAGCGTTCCAGCCGCCATCAGCCCTGCCAAAAGTATGCCGCTTAATCTCCTTAATTTCATCCCTTAAACCTCCCTTGTTTGTTTATGGTTTCATTTTACGGAAAAATGGCTGTTAAGTAAATGCAATATCCGACGGTCCCATGTTTAAAATCTGTTTATATTTTAATATTACGCTGATTGCAAACTGACAGAGTCATAGAACTCATTGACATGCCGGTATCGTGCTCTTATAATAGTATTATTACAAATGTAAGAACAGGAGACCGCATATGAATCAAC from Lacrimispora sphenoides JCM 1415 encodes the following:
- a CDS encoding ABC transporter substrate-binding protein — protein: MKLRRLSGILLAGLMAAGTLAGCSGSKTDTTTAAAGGQTAAQTEAEKTQPASGEKTVIKVWSKDRHDATYVQKKVDEYNASNTDNIQVDYQLYTDNYVQAIDMAVQSGELPDILVQQDQMFDKYVNEGQWADFYDYMDSDMKEYFKSVVYPGYNELDGKLYFIPTTGTTCRLFYNKEIFDRVGISEPPKTLEEVVEYAKKINTELSKEGIYGFAENMKSASSGLQRSILVGLDRETGLVRGYDFVKGEYDFSQWADTLKLWKELLSDECAFPGCESLDIDPLRTQFAAGKIGMYMSYSHAEPGVYQNQFPMDSSKWDCVPIPTVGGKATGKQYFTGTGSYVLNAKSPNVDKAFKVYKDIFANEDYLIGYYEGGFGVSILPSVIEKAKPGKDFQDKKWLLISDIDALLPKPPHTAFASGMVVEGEDMFKTCESIYYGDADIDSTLKDLTDRYNKAYQEAVKNGSGHEVKIENYDPMNPTLQ
- a CDS encoding carbohydrate ABC transporter permease, which gives rise to MKNWNGKHLSKAAWLSLAAKWVFLGIMILFTLYPVIYTVLGSLKTNAELTQGGGFFPEKWHFENYYQAFVQADFTKYTLNSIVVSVSVTLLAVVTCSLAGFILARREFAGKKVLLALYLSMMFVSLGSVTLYPIYELLRALKLNKSIIALIVALTGGQATNVFLVMGFTKGIPKELDEAAIIDGCSIYGVYSRVILPLSKPILAVVALFSFRNAWNDYITSLIMTISMPKLQTLTVAVVQLKYSVNAAAEWHIMLAGASIAIIPILIVYLFANKQFIAGLTAGAVKG
- a CDS encoding carbohydrate ABC transporter permease; the encoded protein is MKDWNSKSALRGSKIVKKNLQAYTFMLPNLILFTVCSLYPVVWTLKYVFFQYGGYGTGVPRFVGLANFARVFRDKVYWESVIHTFTYGFGKVVFIIPLAFFLAFLLNQQKRGNGAAQSIVFLPTIMSSAVMGLVFYLLFNAYNGEVNKYLMTAGLIQKPINWLGKEHAMKTLILTAVWGGVGNYMVYFIAGIQQVSGEAIESARIDGAGRLQTIWYIIIPMLGPILKIILMLAITSAFHDITNVMVLTEGGPTNATMVMSLYGYRYFFPISAAEATVPQYGYGAAVSVISAVIAGMVTVGYLRISKKLDEIY